From Methanomicrobiales archaeon HGW-Methanomicrobiales-1, a single genomic window includes:
- a CDS encoding ferredoxin, whose product MVAVVDISKCTGCETCVSECPASAIAMENEKAKVDKDMCVDCQTCVDVCPAEAIRME is encoded by the coding sequence TTGGTAGCAGTCGTTGATATTTCCAAGTGTACCGGATGCGAAACCTGCGTGAGTGAATGCCCAGCATCGGCAATCGCCATGGAAAATGAAAAGGCCAAAGTGGACAAGGACATGTGCGTTGACTGCCAGACCTGTGTTGATGTCTGCCCGGCAGAAGCCATTCGTATGGAATAA